The Spirosoma sp. SC4-14 DNA window TGTCCAAAAAGCGTCAGCCTGGTTTCTTCGGGTCGGTTCATCAACAAGCCATTGACTGGCTGGAGGTATTGCAGTGTTTTCAGGAGCAGATCGGGATTCTGGAGCGGATGATGCCCATCAGTAAACGCTACAGCTCCGGCGTGGTGCAGATCGAGCATTTCCGTAAAATCGTCTCCGGCGGCTTTTTTAGTAATAGCTGCCGTAACATGAATAGTTACGGGCTGCCCCTCGGCCATGCGTCGAACATAACCAAGCATCCCTTTCGAATCGACAATGGGTTGCGTATTGGGCAGCACCACGATGTCGGTAAAACCACCGGCCGCAGCCGCCCGACAAACACTTGCCAGATCTTCTTTATGTTCAAAACCGGGGTCCTGTGCCGATACACGCATATCGACCCAGCCAGGAGAAACATGCAGATTAGGCACATCGATAACCTGAACACCTGCCTCTGCGGTTAGCTGGGTGCCGATTTGCCGAATAAGGCCATTAATAATCAAGAGATCAAAAATCTGCCCATCAAACGACGAAGCAGCATCAACAATACGAACGGAGCGAAGTAAGAGTTGCATAACCTTTACCCCCTTTCGGCTTATACCAAAGAGGGGGACATGGGGTAAGGTAATTGAAAAAAAGGCTCCACGGCAGTTAGCCAGTTGGAGCCTTCCCGAATATTAGTACTGATGAATCAGGCACCAACCAATTCCTGATAAGCGTCGGCCGTCAGCAATCCATCTGTCTGACTTGCATCAGCCGGTTTTACACGAACAATCCAGCCTTCGCCATAGGGATCACTATTGAGCAGTTCGGGCGATTTTTCGATAGCATCGTTCAGTTCCAGCACTTCACCTGCTATGGGCAAGAACAGGTCCGATACTGTTTTTACGGCTTCGACCGATCCAAAAACCTCGCCCTGACCGAGCGTTTGCCCAACCGTTGCCACGTCTACATAAACAATATCGCCCAACTCATGTTGAGCAAAGTCAGTAATGCCGATCACAGCCGTGCCGTCATCTTCTAGCCGAATCCACTCGTGATCCTGCGTATAACTCAATTCTGCGGGGAAATTCATTGCGAGGTGTAATTTATACGCACAAAATACGGTAGACTAGGCCGGATTTGCAAACAGTATTCCAGCCAGGGGAGTCTGTTACTTTATCATCGACGATTGAGTTGGGGTAAAACTGGCGGATGCCAATCGATCGCGACTCTGGCGCTCAATCATCCATTGCGGATACGGTTTGGGCGTCATACTAACTTCGTCGAGTTGTTCGAGCTGCTCCGTTGTCAGGCTCAGATCCGTGGCTTTAAGGTTATCCAGCAATTGCTCTGTGGTTTTAGCTCCAATAATAACGCTCGTTACGGGCGGTTTAGACAAAACCCAGGCCAGTGCAATTCGGGCAACCGATACGCCGTGATCAGCCCCTATGCGCTCCATCACGTCAATGATATCGTAGGCCCGTTCCTGATTGACTGGCGGGAAATCGAAATTCAGTCGACGCGATCCGTCGGTAGGTTTGTTGTTGCGGGTATATTTTCCCGACAGGAATCCACCAGCCAGCGGGCTCCAGGGTAAAATAGCCATGTGCTGATCCTGGGTCATCGGCACGATTTCGTTTTCGAGATCGCGCCCGGCAATGGAATAGTAGTTCTGCGTCGAAACGAACTTACTCCAGCCATATTTATCGGCAATTCCGTTGGCTTTCATCACCTGCCAGGCCGCCAGATTGGAGCAGCCAATATAGCGAACCTTACCGCTCCGAACCACATCTTCCAGGCCACGCATGGTTTCTTCGAGTGGTGTTGCCGCATCAAAGCCATGAATCTGGTACAAATCGATATGATCGACCTGCAATCGTTTCAAGCTGCTTTCCAGTTGCTGCATAATCTGAAGGCGCCCCAGCCCAACCTGGTTTTTACCCTCACCCATTCGACCACGTACTTTGGTAGCAATCACAAGATCATCGCGCGATAAGCCAAGGTCTTTTATGGCTCGCCCAAGCAACGTTTCCGACTGACCAAATGAATACACATTGGCGGTATCGACAAAATTGATGCCTTCATCGACAGCCATCTTCACAATTTCGTTGACGCTATCCTGCTGAAGTTGGCCAATGGCCTGCCAATAGCCTTCTCCGCCAAAGGTCATGGTACCCAAACAGATTTCGGAAACCAGCACACCGGTGTCTCCCAGATACTTATAATTCATGGCTTTATTTTGGTTAGTACTCAACAACCTCAACTCGCAAACCGATTGTATTGTTGACCGAAGATAACGATTTGAGCAGCGTTTTAAAGGCTACTCAAATCGGATAGTTATCCGAAGAACATCGTATCTATTCCTTGTCTGAAGAGTTCGTCACCCACCTGCTGTCGTTGTGCATACATGGCTTTGGCATCTTCACCAGCAACATAGCGCAGTTGATTTTTGCCATCCGTAGCAGCTTCATACACCACATCGGCAATTTGCCCGGCCGTAGAGTACGACGCCTGGCGCTCTGGATTCGTAAAAGCAACCAGTACTTTATCGATATAGTCTGTATATGCATCATGGTTGGCCAGTACCAGCGAACGACTCAAAAAATCGGTTTTGATACCTCCCGGCGAAACGGTTTTAACGCCTATTCCAAACTTCGACAGCTCGAACAACAGGCTTTCGCTCCAGCCTTCAAGCGCCCATTTTGTGGCATGATATACCGAATTGAAGGGGAGTGCTACCAAACCCCCTATTGAGGTTGTTGTAATAAACAACCCCGATTTCTTTTCCCGAAAATAGGGTATAAAAGCCTGCGTAACCCGAATCACACCCAGCAAATTGGTATTAATTTCATCCACAATCTGCTCGTCGGTGGTACCTTCCAGCGGTCCGGCCAATCCATAACCTGCATTGTTGAATACGACATCGACACCACTCGTTTCAATAGCCTGCTGAGCTACCGATTTGATCTGAGCCGGATTTGTTACATCCAAAGCAAGCAGCGTAATGTTTGGCAGTTGGCCTAATTCGACTTCCTTTTCGGGTTTGCGCATGGTTGCAATTACATTCCATCCTTTAGTTGAAAACAGAATGGCAGTGGCCCGGCCAAGGCCCGTTGATGCACCAGTAATAAAAATTGTTTTTGTCATGGGAGTAACGAGTTATGTTTACCTGTAGCCTGTATGCTGACGGAATGATTGGCAAACAGTCTCAAGTCAGTTACTTTACCCTACAAATTGGAGCCTACTCCAGAATTCCCCAACGGTCTATCTTTTTTACAGCTATGTATATCCGCGAACTATCCGAACGAACCGGCCTTACGCCAGACACCATTCGGTTCTATGAAAAACTAAAGCTAATTCAGGGCAATCGCCAGCATCGGCAAGGACATCGACAATATGAGGAGTCGCATATTACGACGCTTATTCAGATCAAGTTTGCCAAAGCAATGGGATTCACGCTAAAAGACATACAGGAAAAATTAGCCGACTGGCATACCGGTCGGCTAACAGACGAAGACAAACGGGAAATTCTGACAGCCCAGCTTCAGAAAATGGACGAAGCGGCAGCCCAGATTGATCACGTAAGGCAGTATCTACGCAAAAAAATCGATCTACTCCACTGCCATTCGCTACAGGTTTCGAACCTGACCGAAAACCGGCAACTCGTTACTCTGCCAGATTGAATTTTAACTGGACACCACCAGAGGTAGTTGCCCGCCGGAATGAGTTCGACACGAGTGGATCATTGAAGGTGCGGTCGAAATAGAAATTGAAATTCAACCGACGACTAACCACGTAACTGATCTGCGGTCGCAACTGGAAGTTTACGTTACCAGCCGTAATAATTTGCTCGGCATCCAGTTTGCGCTGAATAGACCGCGTATCGCGGAAGGTTACGTTGCAGGAGAACGTCAGGTCGTTTTTCAGCCGTTTGTAGGCCCCATTGATTCGGAAGGGAATCCGAACATTTTGCCGGGTGAAGCCAATGGAAGCTGTCAGGTCTTTATTGCTTAGCTCTGCCACCTGCGCATTCGACAAACTCAGCGCAACATCGCGGCTCTGATTATACTCTAACCGGCCACTGATCCGGTTTTTTGTCTGAAACTGAACCCCAAGCAGTGGCGCAAACTTCTCCGACATAGTAATGGTGCTCATGGCCAGAATGGGCATGTACTGACCAAGCTGGTTTACGGCCAGCGGCAACATCTGGCCGTTCTGATCCATAATGGTCCCCGGCGCAAAATTCTGCACCGCCAGGTTCACATAGGCCGACCCATAATCCAGATTGGAAATAAAATTGCCTACGCTGTAGTTCGAGGTATAGCTATGAGTGATGGTAAAGGCGCTGAATTTTTTCTGAATAAACCCTAAGCCCGACAATCCATTATAGTCGACTCGCCAGTTGGGTAGCGGAAAACTATAGAACGGCGACAGTTGGGCTTTCTCCTTCGGCTGGCCGCTATAGGCCGCAAAAAACGCCGGAATCAGCACATCCTGCGAGGTAGTCGTGTATTTGCCTCCTCCATCTGGATTTGCTTTGGTTAAGCGATCAACAAAATACTGCCGATATTCTTCGAAACGGTCGAAAATGGGCGATGTATTATCTTTCCGTAACCCAATAAACGCCGTTCGGAACGACCAGAACGACATACTAAACTGACCGCTCCGCACCGGCGACTGTGTTTCAAACGGGCCTCCCGACGTAGCCGGGCGGTAGTATTCCTGATAGGCATCGGAGCGCGTCAGCCGCCACTCGACCTGCATTCTGAAGTCTTTAAACGGCTCCAGCGTTGTTCTTGCACTGAAATTTTTGGCGCGGTTTTGCTGGAAAGCCGTGTTCTGCACCGTACTCGGCGACAGCCAGCCTTTCTGCGCGGCTTTGTAGGCAATATTATAATCCTGTCCACCCAGCACGAAATTCAGGCCCGGTGCATTTTCCTTACTCAAGCCAAAGAATCGGGGCGAAGGCAGAAAACCCGGCAAAATGGTAGACTCCTGAATGGTATAAGAGAAGTTGATCCCCCGAACCGTCAGCAATACCCGCGTAAAGTTTTTCAGCACCTTGCTTTCGCTTCGTTCAATTTCTTCAATATCGCCGGGGTTACGGGCAAAGTTCTTCCGAACCGGCGAGGGCGTATTGACAAAACGAAGGTACCGGATTTTGTTATAGAGCCGAATCAGGTCTACGCGGCCCGTCACACCCCGTTCGCGGTTGTTACGAATTATATTCCCGAAAGGCACCCCCGACGAATCGGCAATGCCGTATGAATTGGCCTGGAACTGATACCCGACTCCATACACGGCGTCGGCAGCCATCCAGTCGAGCAGCGGAATCTTGTCGAGCGGCAGGCGGTAAGTAGCCCTGATGTCCTGATTGAAGTTTTTCATCCGGCCCAGGTGTTTGATGCTATTGATGATCGAATCGCGTTTGGCTCGGGTATCGATGTCGCCAGCCGGTTCGTCGATAATCGCATTGGCCTGTGCTTTATAGGTTAGTACCAGACTACGGGTCAGGTTCCAGGTCAGGTCGTAATAACGATTGAAGAGGAAATACTTCTCAAACTGCGGCACAATACCATTCGTAGTCAGATCCGATGAGCGCAACTGAGTTTTAATAAAGCTCCGGTCCATATCGCTCCGAATCGATACCAGTGTTGGCAACGGCGTCAGATTAAAGTCTTTGAGCCAGCGCAGATACGGAGCCTCAAATGAGGCCTTATTTCGGAATGGTTCAAACGTTTTCGGCTGGCTGCTAAACGTATAGGAAAAGCCTCCTTTTGTTTGATTTTGCAGATATTCCTGCGTCAGAATATTTGTTCGTCTCGTATCGTTGTGAGCATAGCTGAACGAAAAATTTTCGATGTCATAGAAATGCAGTTTTGCATTTGGATTCGTTTTTATTTTCCGAACATTTGAGAAATTATACCCCCGGCTTATGGTGTTATCCTGCACTAGTTTTCGATAATTTTCGCGTTCGGCTTCCGACGTTTTTGTCGACAGCGAAATATCCAGAGGCACATCCGGGTCGAGCGGATCGAAGTGCGGATCGACATTCCGGTGATCATAGTTCACATACATCGGAATGCGTAGTCCCCAACTTTGCGGAAAAAATTTATCCAGCGCCAGGGCCGATGTAAATCCAAACTCCGTTGTCGTTTCCAGCGCCCGGTCGCCAATTCGGGTTTGCACACCCCCAAAGCCAAACGTGGTTATTCGCCCCGATGCCGTAAGCGTTCCCAAATCGGCCAGTTTCACATTCATTACTCCCGTGGCGGCAATTCCGGCATGTTGATCGTAGCCATTAGCCCGTAATTCATCGACCCAAACGGTAAAGGTCTTGGCCCGTTCGCCATCGCCAACAATTTTTGGGTTTCGCACCCCGATCATCACCGACTGAACAGCGCTTAAATCTGGGTTACCAACTACCGTAATTTTATAATGCTGATCGGCCGACAGTTCGCTATAAGCCAACGATGTCTGACGAGTCAGGGCCCGATTCCGGTTTGCTTTTACGGTAATAAGTTCTGAAAACGCCAGGTCCAGATTATTGGCTTCTGGCCAGACCTGCGCCCGCAGTCCTTCATCTTCAGGATCGCCCGTCAGATTACCCGGCGTTGCTACCAGATTCGGAATTTCGATTTCGTAGTAGTTGTCGGTATAATCGGTTCCTAAGCGCACAAAAGCCGATACCTGACCGCTTTCGTTATCGGAATTGTGCATGTGGATAAACATCTTCAGCCGCTCGCGGAACAACAGGTTGAAACTCGTGTTCCGGAAAGCGCCCCGCGAATCGCCATCGCGCAGGTTCGTTACGCTCAACCGCATCGACTGCTCGTTAAGCTGCACCGTACTTACCTGCGTATAGTCGCGGTCGCGAACATAACCCGGCGGCACGGTATACATGTATTTTGCACCCGTCGACGAAGTTTGCTGGCTACTGTTTTCTTCAACGTTAACTGCCGAAACAGTAAATTGTGCATCATAGGGTTCGGGAACTTCCTGCAGGCCACGCTGGTTCAGGTCGCCGGTGTATTTACGATATTGATTGGCCTCCATCTGCAATTCGGCAAACCGCAACACAACAGGTTGCTCAAAATCGGTCAGATACATCCGAATAAATCGCATCGATTTAAAGCCATTGATCCCTCCTACGGCCCGGGTGGGCTGCCGAATTGGAACCCGGAACTGATACCATGTTACGTAACCTCCGGGGGCGCCTTCCGATGGCACTGACACCTTATCGACGATATACGGATTCTGGCCTACTTCCAGTTTACCGGGTCGCAGATCGAGTTCGTACTCGTAATAAGCTTCGTTGTCGTTGATGGTATTGTCGATGTTGAGGTCTTCGATGTCGGGCAGAGTCGATGAAGCGGGGGTTAGAAACTGATTGGTCGACGTATTTTCGGGCGAGTTGTTTTCCATGCCCATATACTGTTTGTACCGTGCTACAATGTATTTCTGCTGATCGGCTTCTTCGCCCAAATAAAACTTAAAGTCATCACCAGCCGGATCCTGCTCAATGGCAGAAAAAACCTCTGGACTAACTTTGGTTTTAATGGTATTCAAATAACTCTGAAAACGGGTCTTTTCAGCCGCATTTGCCAAACCATCCAGACCAATATCCTGCTTATTGCGATCACCACTCTGGAAGGCATTCGTTACAAATTGCTGGCTAGGCGCCCGCCCCCAGGCCGTTTGCTCGGTACCCGGATTCCGCGAACTAACCGTCGAATCAATTGGAAAACCATTTTCGAACTCATAACGACTGTCTTTCATAACATCCTCCGAAATGTCGCCAATGTTAAAGAAGAGTTTACCCCCGGTTGTATTGTTGGTATTAAG harbors:
- a CDS encoding MerR family transcriptional regulator, with product MYIRELSERTGLTPDTIRFYEKLKLIQGNRQHRQGHRQYEESHITTLIQIKFAKAMGFTLKDIQEKLADWHTGRLTDEDKREILTAQLQKMDEAAAQIDHVRQYLRKKIDLLHCHSLQVSNLTENRQLVTLPD
- the gcvH gene encoding glycine cleavage system protein GcvH gives rise to the protein MNFPAELSYTQDHEWIRLEDDGTAVIGITDFAQHELGDIVYVDVATVGQTLGQGEVFGSVEAVKTVSDLFLPIAGEVLELNDAIEKSPELLNSDPYGEGWIVRVKPADASQTDGLLTADAYQELVGA
- a CDS encoding aldo/keto reductase → MNYKYLGDTGVLVSEICLGTMTFGGEGYWQAIGQLQQDSVNEIVKMAVDEGINFVDTANVYSFGQSETLLGRAIKDLGLSRDDLVIATKVRGRMGEGKNQVGLGRLQIMQQLESSLKRLQVDHIDLYQIHGFDAATPLEETMRGLEDVVRSGKVRYIGCSNLAAWQVMKANGIADKYGWSKFVSTQNYYSIAGRDLENEIVPMTQDQHMAILPWSPLAGGFLSGKYTRNNKPTDGSRRLNFDFPPVNQERAYDIIDVMERIGADHGVSVARIALAWVLSKPPVTSVIIGAKTTEQLLDNLKATDLSLTTEQLEQLDEVSMTPKPYPQWMIERQSRDRLASASFTPTQSSMIK
- a CDS encoding SDR family oxidoreductase; the protein is MTKTIFITGASTGLGRATAILFSTKGWNVIATMRKPEKEVELGQLPNITLLALDVTNPAQIKSVAQQAIETSGVDVVFNNAGYGLAGPLEGTTDEQIVDEINTNLLGVIRVTQAFIPYFREKKSGLFITTTSIGGLVALPFNSVYHATKWALEGWSESLLFELSKFGIGVKTVSPGGIKTDFLSRSLVLANHDAYTDYIDKVLVAFTNPERQASYSTAGQIADVVYEAATDGKNQLRYVAGEDAKAMYAQRQQVGDELFRQGIDTMFFG
- the sprA gene encoding cell surface protein SprA encodes the protein MVNPYLVHNNLLNTCFLAVRKSAFARNGSLLCVLWLMLGINFSVAQNQPTPTRRGAAARRQQAAQDSARAEARRKAAMRTDSIKQAIQARTDSIRAARSANRRPTVNWPDRRATRFSDRPSRSPFILRDPKGVSTDFLLDPYGQVGVSERVRTGVSLSGPPMPNNVPGQTNTSIPGPGGTTAVFPDAATPSTTPPGMISPGIPMPGLALPPSMYGMPYRPAESIPYSTYNELQNQRVGQTILRDYSARTEGQSAVTGRGLIPKLDLPPVIDRLFGGSNVDFKPNGFVTLDFGYLYQFIDNPVLPVRQRRNGNFLFNEQISINFNGKIGEKLGVLANFDTKASFNFENALKVNYKPGGGLPAFGTGQGLPNLPKLPNTPQLPGANGKLPGFTPQNESILQGLEVGNISWAVNSQLIPGVQNLFGVKSQLRFGKLNATVVLSQQRSRKQEIVLKGGTSNRPFEIRADQYDENRHFFLSQFFRNIYEQSLKSLPQVTSGVNVTRIEVYVTNRTNTTASLRNIVGFQDLGEGNPYNQTNSNVRPFSGNGRTPTDNAANGLFAKLTGNQNAAFRQVDQTTDQLTRIFELTKGTDYDVLRASKRLTETEYKLQPELGYISLVTPLRNDEILAVAYEYTYQGRHYKVGELTEDYQSRKDDEVLVLKLLKSSTIRNNLQLPMWNLMMKNIYSLNTSQVARQGFQLRIIYKDDITGIDNPNLQEGRLTQNRPLVQLFGMDRLNQQLDAQPDGNFDYVENITIDSRYGKVIFPILEPFGSYLDKQFGADEASLKAKYVFSTLYTSTLSDAQQLASKNKFYLKGAFQSSNGAEVQLPYGVNEQSVSVTAGGVPLSAGVDYAFDAQTGRLRIINESVSNSGREIRISFEQPDLFQNQIRTLIGTHLDYALSRDISLGFTAMHMKETPAGYLTRVALGNEPVNNTILGLSANIRKDAPGLTRLLDKLPMVQTKELSTVQFNGEVAQLLPGTNQRARNESYLDDFEATRTIFDLTRQPIRWRLGATPQQFPQGSFQNPLESAYNRARMSVYSVDPTLYTPGSQGVVSNIDPDEVKKYVYERYFLPQDLFPGRSVRPVQLPESILDVAYFPAERGMYNYNTNLNANGQLPNPKQNFGSVTRAIASDIDFDNANIENLTFWLMDPFVTGEAGKIRGSSDPNALNTNNTTGGKLFFNIGDISEDVMKDSRYEFENGFPIDSTVSSRNPGTEQTAWGRAPSQQFVTNAFQSGDRNKQDIGLDGLANAAEKTRFQSYLNTIKTKVSPEVFSAIEQDPAGDDFKFYLGEEADQQKYIVARYKQYMGMENNSPENTSTNQFLTPASSTLPDIEDLNIDNTINDNEAYYEYELDLRPGKLEVGQNPYIVDKVSVPSEGAPGGYVTWYQFRVPIRQPTRAVGGINGFKSMRFIRMYLTDFEQPVVLRFAELQMEANQYRKYTGDLNQRGLQEVPEPYDAQFTVSAVNVEENSSQQTSSTGAKYMYTVPPGYVRDRDYTQVSTVQLNEQSMRLSVTNLRDGDSRGAFRNTSFNLLFRERLKMFIHMHNSDNESGQVSAFVRLGTDYTDNYYEIEIPNLVATPGNLTGDPEDEGLRAQVWPEANNLDLAFSELITVKANRNRALTRQTSLAYSELSADQHYKITVVGNPDLSAVQSVMIGVRNPKIVGDGERAKTFTVWVDELRANGYDQHAGIAATGVMNVKLADLGTLTASGRITTFGFGGVQTRIGDRALETTTEFGFTSALALDKFFPQSWGLRIPMYVNYDHRNVDPHFDPLDPDVPLDISLSTKTSEAERENYRKLVQDNTISRGYNFSNVRKIKTNPNAKLHFYDIENFSFSYAHNDTRRTNILTQEYLQNQTKGGFSYTFSSQPKTFEPFRNKASFEAPYLRWLKDFNLTPLPTLVSIRSDMDRSFIKTQLRSSDLTTNGIVPQFEKYFLFNRYYDLTWNLTRSLVLTYKAQANAIIDEPAGDIDTRAKRDSIINSIKHLGRMKNFNQDIRATYRLPLDKIPLLDWMAADAVYGVGYQFQANSYGIADSSGVPFGNIIRNNRERGVTGRVDLIRLYNKIRYLRFVNTPSPVRKNFARNPGDIEEIERSESKVLKNFTRVLLTVRGINFSYTIQESTILPGFLPSPRFFGLSKENAPGLNFVLGGQDYNIAYKAAQKGWLSPSTVQNTAFQQNRAKNFSARTTLEPFKDFRMQVEWRLTRSDAYQEYYRPATSGGPFETQSPVRSGQFSMSFWSFRTAFIGLRKDNTSPIFDRFEEYRQYFVDRLTKANPDGGGKYTTTSQDVLIPAFFAAYSGQPKEKAQLSPFYSFPLPNWRVDYNGLSGLGFIQKKFSAFTITHSYTSNYSVGNFISNLDYGSAYVNLAVQNFAPGTIMDQNGQMLPLAVNQLGQYMPILAMSTITMSEKFAPLLGVQFQTKNRISGRLEYNQSRDVALSLSNAQVAELSNKDLTASIGFTRQNVRIPFRINGAYKRLKNDLTFSCNVTFRDTRSIQRKLDAEQIITAGNVNFQLRPQISYVVSRRLNFNFYFDRTFNDPLVSNSFRRATTSGGVQLKFNLAE